One window of Microbacterium sp. Root61 genomic DNA carries:
- a CDS encoding winged helix-turn-helix domain-containing protein: MSNTALLERPTTAHAAHLQAVPPIAAPAAPVASAAEPAGRNLPAGTAPRGFALYVGIDEAKAAASGINLGVLVDALRRTIAELAPAAETYATVALAPLGAGGRDVDVVRLALHEPSAVARTKAEPEDEDRAADGVVVDISRKRVLIDGESAAFTFKEFELLQYLVLREGRTIERTELVSSLWQAGDDDAPGERTIDVHVRRLRAKLGRYEDIVRTVRGVGYRFDRHADVTIRYGHGTPSPDRF; the protein is encoded by the coding sequence ATGTCGAACACCGCTCTACTCGAACGTCCGACCACCGCCCACGCCGCGCACCTGCAGGCCGTCCCGCCGATCGCCGCTCCCGCCGCTCCCGTCGCGTCGGCCGCTGAGCCCGCCGGACGCAACCTTCCCGCCGGCACCGCTCCCCGCGGCTTCGCCCTCTACGTCGGAATCGACGAGGCCAAGGCCGCCGCCTCCGGCATCAACCTCGGCGTTCTCGTGGACGCCCTCCGCCGCACCATCGCCGAGCTCGCCCCCGCCGCCGAGACCTACGCCACCGTCGCACTCGCACCTCTGGGCGCCGGCGGCCGTGACGTCGACGTCGTGCGCCTCGCACTGCACGAGCCGTCCGCGGTCGCCCGCACCAAGGCCGAGCCCGAGGACGAGGACCGCGCCGCCGACGGCGTGGTCGTCGACATCTCCCGCAAGCGCGTGCTGATCGACGGCGAGTCCGCGGCGTTCACCTTCAAGGAGTTCGAGCTGCTGCAGTACCTCGTGCTCCGCGAGGGCCGCACGATCGAACGCACCGAACTCGTCTCCTCCCTGTGGCAGGCCGGCGACGACGACGCCCCGGGCGAGCGCACCATCGACGTGCACGTCCGCCGTCTGCGCGCCAAGCTCGGCCGCTACGAGGACATCGTGCGCACCGTGCGCGGTGTCGGCTACCGGTTCGACCGCCACGCCGACGTCACCATCCGCTACGGCCACGGCACCCCCTCGCCCGACCGCTTCTAA
- a CDS encoding GNAT family N-acetyltransferase: MTELRFTHEKDASRYTLHRGDDLVSALDYRDDGSTVAMTRAYTVPTFRGNGYAGEVVERAVAELEGSGDRKVIPVCWYVADWFQMHPDHAGLLHQRTA, translated from the coding sequence GTGACCGAGCTGCGCTTCACCCATGAGAAGGATGCCTCCCGCTATACGCTGCACCGCGGCGATGACCTCGTCAGCGCGCTGGACTACCGGGACGACGGGAGCACCGTCGCCATGACACGCGCCTATACGGTGCCGACCTTCCGTGGCAACGGGTATGCAGGCGAGGTCGTGGAGCGGGCCGTCGCCGAACTCGAGGGCAGCGGCGACCGCAAAGTCATCCCGGTGTGCTGGTACGTCGCGGACTGGTTCCAGATGCACCCCGATCACGCGGGTCTTCTTCATCAGCGCACGGCCTGA
- a CDS encoding toxin produces the protein MPQPPSTDHSGARRLRIVGVSGSGKSTLARQAAERLGLPLLELDAVFWDAGWTQRDPDAARALVCEFAAAHAEGWVVEGNWSSKLQGLLDPGTAGGADAFVWLDHSRPRVMRRMVGRTLRRGILREELWHGNRERPSTWFRVNPDENIVRWAWVQHPIIRERMTRRIADGEPVIRLAGQRDVDDWLSTLHRV, from the coding sequence ATGCCCCAGCCGCCCTCGACCGATCACTCCGGCGCGCGGCGCCTCCGCATCGTCGGCGTCTCCGGCTCCGGAAAGTCGACGCTCGCCCGGCAGGCGGCCGAACGGCTCGGGCTCCCGCTCCTCGAGCTGGACGCCGTCTTCTGGGATGCCGGGTGGACGCAGCGCGACCCGGACGCAGCGCGGGCTCTGGTGTGCGAGTTCGCCGCAGCTCACGCGGAGGGCTGGGTCGTCGAGGGCAACTGGTCGTCCAAGCTCCAAGGCCTCCTGGACCCGGGCACCGCGGGCGGCGCCGACGCGTTCGTCTGGCTGGACCACTCCCGACCGAGGGTGATGCGCCGCATGGTGGGGCGGACGCTGCGCCGAGGCATCCTGCGCGAAGAACTGTGGCACGGCAACCGCGAGCGGCCTTCGACCTGGTTCCGCGTGAACCCCGACGAGAACATCGTGCGCTGGGCCTGGGTGCAGCATCCCATCATCCGGGAGCGCATGACCCGGCGCATCGCGGATGGGGAGCCGGTCATCCGCCTCGCCGGGCAACGAGACGTCGACGACTGGTTATCTACACTGCACCGTGTGTGA